From a region of the Triticum aestivum cultivar Chinese Spring chromosome 7D, IWGSC CS RefSeq v2.1, whole genome shotgun sequence genome:
- the LOC123169273 gene encoding transcription factor MYB44-like, which produces MEGCDRIRGPWSPEEDGTLRRLVERHGARNWTAIGRGVPGRSGKSCRLRWCNQLSPGVERRPFTAEEDAVIVRAHARLGNRWAAIARLLRARTDNAVKNHWNCSLKRRLGDLGADGVAEGELEERPCKRASVTPESTSGSGSGSWSDRSDLSHGGAFGLGQVYRPVARAGGFEPADCAMSQRHEEEEQQQEDPFTSLSLSLPSTDAHGFHHDGSHSHFHQPSLSSSPPPAPASSTAPPTSSYPFSPEFAALMQEMIRDEVRRYISGVNCGANLPSMPQLVDGVMRAAAERAGGVSRTR; this is translated from the coding sequence ATGGAGGGGTGCGACAGGATCAGGGGGCCGTGGAGCCCGGAGGAGGACGGCACGCTGCGCCGGCTGGTCGAGCGCCACGGCGCGCGCAACTGGACGGCCATCGGCCGCGGGGTGCCCGGCAGGTCCGGCAAGTCGTGCCGCCTGCGGTGGTGCAACCAGCTCTCGCCCGGGGTGGAGCGCAGGCCCTTcacggccgaggaggacgccgtcaTCGTCCGCGCCCACGCCCGGCTCGGCAACCGCTGGGCCGCCAtcgcgcgcctcctccgcgcccgCACCGACAACGCCGTCAAGAACCACTGGAACTGCTCCCTCAAGCGCAGGCTCGGCGACCTGGGCGCTGACGGAGTCGCCGAGGGTGAGCTGGAGGAGCGGCCGTGCAAGCGCGCCAGCGTCACGCCCGAGAGCACCTCCGGATCGGGGTCTGGCTCCTGGTCGGACCGCAGCGACCTCAGCCATGGCGGCGCGTTCGGGCTCGGCCAGGTTTACCGGCCGGTGGCGCGGGCCGGCGGGTTCGAGCCGGCGGACTGCGCCATGAGCCAGCGacacgaggaggaggagcagcagcaggaggaccCATTCACGTCGCTCTCGCTCTCCCTCCCCAGCACGGATGCCCACGGGTTCCACCACGATGGCTCCCACAGCCATTTCCACCAGCCGTCTCTTTCCTCGTCACCGCCGCCCGCTCCGGCGTCGAGCACCGCGCCGCCGACGTCATCATACCCGTTCAGCCCCGAGTTCGCGGCGCTGATGCAGGAGATGATCCGTGACGAGGTGCGCAGGTACATATCCGGCGTCAACTGCGGCGCCAACCTGCCGTCCATGCCGCAGCTGGTGGATGGCGTGATGCGCGCCGCGGCGGAGCGCGCCGGCGGGGTCTCGAGGACTCGGTGA
- the LOC123168823 gene encoding transcription factor MYB44-like codes for MERCDRIRGPWSPEEDGALRRLVELHGARNWTAIGSGVPGRSGKSCRLRWCNQLSPGVERRPFTADEDAAIARAHARLGNRWAAIARLLRGRTDNAVKNHWNCSLKRRLGDLGAYGVAEGELEERPCKRASVTPDSTSGSGPGSGSGSDRSDLSHGGAFGLGQVYLRPVARAGGFEPADCAMSRRHEEKEEQEDPLTSLSLSLPGTDVQGFHHDSSHSHFHQPSSSPSPPPAPAPASHPFSPEFAELMHEMIRDEVRRYISGVGCGANLPSMPLLVDGVMRAAAERAGGLARMQ; via the coding sequence ATGGAGCGGTGCGACCGGATCAGGGGCCCGTGGAGCCCGGAGGAGGACGGCGcgctgcggcggctggtggagctCCACGGCGCGCGCAACTGGACGGCCATCGGCAGCGGGGTGCCCGGCCGCTCCGGCAAGTCGTGCCGCCTGCGGTGGTGTAACCAGCTGTCGCCCGGGGTGGAGCGCAGGCCCTTCACGGCCGACGAGGACGCCGCCATTGCACGCGCCCACGCCAGGCTCGGGAACCGATGGGCCGCCATCGCGCGCCTCCTCCGTGGCCGCACCGACAACGCCGTCAAGAACCACTGGAACTGCTCCCTCAAGCGCAGGCTCGGCGACCTGGGCGCTTATGGAGTCGCCGAGGGTGAGCTGGAGGAGCGGCCGTGCAAGCGCGCCAGCGTCACGCCGGACAGCACCTCCGGATCGGGGCCGGGGTCTGGCTCCGGGTCGGACCGCAGCGACCTCAGCCATGGCGGCGCGTTCGGGCTCGGCCAGGTTTACCTTCGCCCGGTGGCGCGGGCCGGCGGGTTCGAGCCCGCGGACTGCGCCATGAGCCGGCGGCACGAGGAGAAGGAGGAACAGGAGGACCCGCTGACCTCGCTCTCGCTCTCCCTCCCGGGCACGGACGTCCAGGGGTTCCACCACGACAGTTCCCACAGTCATTTCCACCAGCCGTCGTCCTCCCCGTCACCGCCGCCCGCTCCGGCGCCGGCATCCCACCCATTTAGCCCCGAGTTCGCGGAGCTGATGCACGAGATGATCCGGGACGAGGTGCGCAGGTACATCTCCGGCGTCGGCTGCGGCGCCAACCTGCCGTCCATGCCGCTATTGGTGGACGGCGTCATGCGGGCCGCGGCGGAGCGCGCCGGCGGACTCGCGAGGATGCAGTGA